A stretch of the Streptomyces sp. NBC_01428 genome encodes the following:
- the lhgO gene encoding L-2-hydroxyglutarate oxidase, with the protein MHYRSREVVQVRSAYDCDVLVIGGGIVGLSTAYAVTRAAPGTRVTVLEKEQGPARHQTGRNSGVIHSGVYYRPGSLKARYAVRGAAEMVKFCAEYDIPHAVTGKLIVATEKAELPRLHALVQRGRENGIPVRELGPAQIIEAEPEVRGLAAIHVGTTGVCDYGAVARQLGEASGADIRYGADVVRIDRRPDLGAAVRTADGTIVRGRVLVNCAGLHCDETARLAGDDPEMRIVPFRGEYFTLARPELVRGLVYPVPDPAFPFLGVHLTRGIDGSVHVGPNAVPALAREGYGWGVVHPRELGATLSWPGSWRIARRHWRYGAGELRRSVSKAAFTAAVRRLLPAVTPDDLLPAAAGVRAQAVLRDGTLVDDFLIKEGPRTVHVLNAPSPAATASLPIGREVARRALAALAAS; encoded by the coding sequence GTGCACTATCGAAGCCGGGAGGTGGTGCAGGTGCGGAGCGCGTACGACTGCGATGTGCTGGTGATCGGCGGCGGAATCGTCGGCCTGTCGACGGCCTATGCCGTCACGCGCGCGGCGCCGGGCACCCGGGTCACGGTGCTGGAGAAAGAGCAGGGCCCCGCCCGCCACCAGACGGGCCGCAACAGCGGCGTGATCCACAGCGGTGTCTACTACCGCCCGGGCTCCCTGAAGGCGCGGTACGCGGTGCGGGGCGCCGCCGAGATGGTCAAGTTCTGCGCGGAGTACGACATCCCGCACGCGGTCACCGGCAAGCTGATCGTCGCGACGGAGAAGGCCGAGCTGCCCCGCCTGCACGCCCTGGTCCAGCGCGGCAGGGAGAACGGCATTCCGGTCAGGGAGCTGGGCCCCGCCCAGATCATCGAGGCCGAGCCCGAGGTGCGCGGCCTCGCCGCGATCCACGTGGGCACCACCGGCGTCTGCGACTACGGAGCGGTGGCCCGGCAGCTCGGAGAGGCCTCCGGCGCGGACATCCGGTACGGCGCGGACGTCGTGCGGATCGACCGGCGCCCCGATCTCGGCGCCGCGGTCCGCACGGCCGACGGCACGATCGTCCGCGGCCGGGTCCTCGTGAACTGCGCGGGACTCCACTGCGACGAGACGGCCCGGCTGGCGGGCGACGACCCGGAGATGCGGATCGTCCCCTTCCGTGGCGAGTACTTCACCCTGGCACGGCCGGAGCTGGTCCGCGGCCTGGTGTATCCGGTGCCCGATCCGGCCTTCCCCTTCCTCGGTGTCCATCTCACCCGCGGCATCGACGGCAGCGTCCACGTCGGCCCGAACGCGGTGCCCGCCCTCGCCCGCGAGGGATACGGCTGGGGCGTCGTCCACCCCCGTGAGCTGGGCGCGACGCTGTCCTGGCCGGGTTCCTGGCGGATAGCCCGCCGCCACTGGCGGTACGGCGCGGGAGAGCTGCGGCGTTCGGTGTCGAAGGCGGCGTTCACCGCGGCGGTCCGCCGGCTGCTGCCCGCCGTCACCCCGGACGACCTGCTGCCGGCCGCGGCCGGCGTCCGCGCCCAGGCCGTCCTGCGGGACGGCACCCTGGTCGACGACTTCCTGATCAAGGAGGGCCCGCGCACGGTGCACGTCCTGAACGCGCCGTCCCCCGCGGCCACGGCGTCCCTCCCCATCGGCCGCGAGGTCGCCCGCCGGGCCCTGGCGGCTCTCGCGGCAAGCTGA
- a CDS encoding asparagine synthase-related protein, with protein MRWLVGWSSTVARAPVIGSAGATGNDGETVHPVGSQLLWGDPDPLWAVGDWRPDEVRVVKADPENRIAVLGTCGASDEELRVGLFAARGGALRHLTNWPGSYTAVVQVGRRVTVCGDLAGARPVFYTPWAGGTAYATAALPLADLIEANLDFGHLAALLAAPDVPAAVHDSTPYEGVRRIPPGHTLILRAGAREIAGYEPVASLAVAAPTADPDRAVDAVRDALVEAVRTRLSAPRHVPGTDVDPGPVPGMGPAERRAARGMPVPGIGADLSGGPASGTLALLAAGLPGAPGTVLGHGTGAGERLLAVTFNDLAVPGREAELERAGTLAANPRLHHVVVAGGEETLPYADLEGPLTDEPAPSLVTAARHRARLASGSADHFTGYGARQVLDAHPARLADLLMDRKRRHLVRPVAALTKADGSVMVPARVYGAARKLARTPYRTGVDALADRLLHRRFDEPGGAVGASLAALSWARPGPAARWLTGEALAEVSVRLQGGGGRLNVGPGQRPGDFRARAALARHAADVRVLEQAAEIRFQRLHTPFLDNQVVRACRDLPEALRVQPGARAAILRRVLEGAGVADLPPGWGAPSHASAAAAARTGLRVAADSLIDLFDTPLLAQAGLVEARVVRKALRAAAEGSPLPLDGLADLVALELWLRRLLARRGTCWTGTPARQRAVPAGIVPQGRALGAGAGAVVQRR; from the coding sequence ATGCGATGGTTGGTGGGGTGGAGCAGCACCGTCGCCAGAGCGCCTGTGATCGGCTCGGCGGGCGCCACCGGGAACGACGGCGAGACCGTGCACCCGGTGGGATCCCAACTCCTGTGGGGCGACCCCGATCCGCTGTGGGCCGTGGGCGACTGGCGCCCCGACGAGGTGCGCGTCGTGAAGGCCGACCCCGAGAACCGCATCGCCGTCCTCGGTACCTGCGGCGCCTCCGACGAGGAACTCCGGGTGGGGCTGTTCGCCGCGCGCGGCGGGGCGCTCCGCCACCTCACCAACTGGCCCGGGAGCTACACGGCGGTCGTCCAGGTCGGCCGCCGGGTCACGGTCTGCGGTGACCTAGCCGGCGCCCGGCCCGTGTTCTACACCCCCTGGGCGGGCGGTACGGCCTACGCGACCGCCGCGCTCCCGCTCGCCGACCTCATCGAGGCCAACCTCGACTTCGGACATCTCGCGGCCCTGCTCGCCGCGCCCGACGTACCGGCCGCCGTGCACGACTCCACCCCCTACGAGGGCGTGCGGCGCATCCCGCCGGGCCACACCCTGATCCTGCGCGCCGGGGCCCGCGAGATCGCCGGCTACGAACCCGTCGCCTCCCTCGCCGTCGCCGCGCCCACCGCCGACCCCGACCGCGCCGTCGACGCCGTACGGGACGCCCTCGTGGAGGCCGTCCGCACCCGGCTCTCGGCACCCCGCCATGTACCCGGCACCGACGTGGACCCCGGACCCGTGCCCGGCATGGGCCCCGCCGAACGGCGTGCCGCGCGCGGGATGCCGGTTCCGGGCATCGGCGCCGACCTCTCCGGAGGGCCCGCCTCGGGGACCCTCGCCCTGCTCGCCGCCGGACTTCCCGGAGCGCCCGGCACGGTCCTCGGACACGGCACCGGCGCCGGTGAGCGACTGCTCGCCGTGACCTTCAACGACCTCGCCGTACCGGGGCGCGAGGCCGAACTGGAGCGGGCCGGGACGCTCGCCGCGAACCCCCGGCTGCACCACGTGGTCGTCGCCGGGGGCGAGGAGACGCTGCCCTACGCCGATCTGGAGGGCCCCCTCACCGACGAGCCCGCGCCGTCCCTGGTGACGGCGGCCCGGCACCGGGCACGGCTCGCCTCCGGCAGCGCCGACCACTTCACCGGATACGGCGCCCGGCAGGTCCTCGACGCACATCCCGCGCGGCTCGCCGACCTCCTGATGGACCGCAAGCGGCGCCATCTGGTGCGACCCGTCGCCGCGTTGACCAAGGCCGACGGCTCGGTGATGGTCCCCGCGCGCGTGTACGGCGCCGCCCGCAAACTCGCCCGGACGCCGTACCGCACCGGGGTGGACGCCCTCGCCGACCGCCTCCTGCACCGGCGGTTCGACGAGCCCGGCGGTGCGGTGGGGGCCTCGCTCGCCGCGCTGAGCTGGGCCAGACCCGGGCCCGCCGCGCGATGGCTGACCGGTGAGGCACTGGCCGAAGTATCGGTTCGCCTGCAGGGCGGCGGGGGACGTCTGAACGTCGGCCCCGGACAGCGGCCGGGCGACTTCCGCGCGCGGGCCGCACTCGCCCGTCACGCGGCGGACGTACGCGTCCTGGAGCAGGCCGCCGAGATCCGCTTCCAGCGGCTGCACACGCCGTTCCTCGACAACCAGGTCGTCCGGGCCTGCCGTGACCTGCCGGAGGCGCTGCGGGTGCAGCCCGGGGCGCGGGCGGCCATCCTGCGCAGGGTGCTGGAGGGCGCCGGGGTGGCGGATCTTCCCCCCGGGTGGGGTGCGCCGTCCCACGCCTCCGCCGCCGCGGCGGCGCGCACGGGGCTGCGGGTCGCCGCCGACTCCCTGATCGACCTCTTCGATACCCCGCTGCTCGCGCAGGCGGGCCTGGTGGAGGCCCGGGTCGTCCGCAAGGCGCTGCGCGCCGCCGCGGAGGGATCGCCGCTGCCGCTCGACGGGCTGGCCGATCTGGTGGCGCTCGAACTGTGGCTGCGGCGGCTGCTGGCGCGGCGCGGCACCTGCTGGACGGGGACGCCGGCACGCCAGCGCGCTGTTCCGGCGGGGATCGTGCCGCAGGGGCGGGCGTTGGGGGCGGGAGCCGGGGCGGTCGTGCAGCGGCGTTGA
- a CDS encoding PrsW family intramembrane metalloprotease codes for MAISPPYPPQPGVPAGHALRHPHWWQRRWVRYGALITLLVLSGLVILALVREQTGTEGFLVGLGLAVFPVPLLIAAFRWLDRVEPGPWRNLVFSFAWGACAAALIAIVANSFATRWIATATADPSSADTLGATVIAPVVEESAKAAAVLLVFLFRRRDFTGIVDGVVIAGVTATGFAFTENILYLGTAFGTDRLSGGSGLTSVTAATFFVRVVMSPFAHPLFTVLTGIGFGVAALSAERQHVRRTLIPFAGLLLAMGMHSVWNSSSDFGEYGFFAVYAAFMVPAFGLLTWLVVWTRQRELRTVRTELPAYTTAGWLGTAEPYVLGSMRARRLAREYARHHWGKSAGRSVAEYEAYATSLAFLRHRGRRGRAGADFVVRERELLHELWRRREIARPSLAYAARTTSPIPAPPPWPAHGYGYAVPPAQPYAPPVPDPTYDYNPYRS; via the coding sequence GTGGCCATCAGTCCCCCGTACCCCCCGCAGCCCGGCGTCCCCGCCGGGCACGCGTTGCGGCATCCGCACTGGTGGCAGCGCCGATGGGTCCGGTACGGAGCACTGATCACCCTGTTGGTGCTGTCCGGTCTCGTCATCCTCGCGCTCGTCCGCGAACAGACGGGCACCGAGGGCTTCCTGGTCGGCCTCGGCCTCGCCGTGTTCCCGGTGCCGCTGCTCATAGCGGCCTTCCGGTGGCTGGACCGGGTCGAGCCCGGCCCCTGGCGCAACCTGGTCTTCTCGTTCGCCTGGGGCGCCTGCGCGGCCGCGCTCATAGCGATCGTCGCCAACAGCTTCGCCACGCGGTGGATAGCGACCGCGACCGCCGATCCCTCCAGCGCCGACACCCTCGGCGCGACCGTCATCGCCCCCGTCGTGGAGGAGTCGGCGAAGGCGGCGGCCGTCCTGCTGGTCTTCCTCTTCCGCAGACGTGACTTCACCGGGATCGTCGACGGGGTGGTCATAGCCGGAGTCACCGCCACCGGCTTCGCGTTCACCGAGAACATCCTCTATCTCGGCACCGCCTTCGGCACCGACCGGCTCAGCGGGGGCAGCGGGCTGACCTCCGTCACCGCCGCGACCTTCTTCGTCCGCGTGGTGATGTCGCCCTTCGCGCATCCCCTGTTCACCGTGCTGACCGGCATCGGCTTCGGCGTCGCGGCCCTGTCCGCCGAGCGCCAGCACGTGCGTCGCACCCTGATCCCGTTCGCCGGCCTGCTGCTCGCGATGGGGATGCACTCGGTGTGGAACAGCTCGTCCGACTTCGGCGAGTACGGCTTCTTCGCGGTCTACGCGGCGTTCATGGTGCCCGCGTTCGGGCTGCTGACCTGGCTGGTCGTGTGGACCCGGCAGCGCGAGCTGCGCACCGTACGCACGGAACTGCCCGCGTACACGACGGCGGGCTGGCTGGGCACGGCCGAGCCGTACGTCCTCGGCTCGATGCGGGCCCGGCGGCTCGCCCGCGAGTACGCCCGACATCACTGGGGGAAGTCGGCGGGCCGCTCGGTCGCCGAGTACGAGGCGTACGCGACCTCGCTGGCGTTCCTGCGCCACCGGGGGCGCCGGGGCCGCGCGGGCGCCGACTTCGTCGTACGGGAACGCGAGCTGCTGCACGAGCTGTGGCGCCGCCGGGAGATCGCCCGGCCGTCCCTCGCCTACGCGGCCCGCACCACCTCGCCGATCCCCGCACCGCCCCCCTGGCCGGCGCACGGCTACGGGTACGCGGTCCCACCGGCCCAGCCGTACGCGCCGCCGGTGCCGGATCCGACGTACGACTACAACCCCTACCGTTCCTAG
- a CDS encoding MFS transporter, with amino-acid sequence MSREQRGPNEKLGAVLALAGISNAGLARRVNDLGAQRGLTLRYDKTSVARWVSKGMVPQGAAPHLIAAAIGQKLGRPVPLHEIGLADADPAPEVGLAFPRDVGQAVRSATELYRLDLAGRRAGGGGIWQSLAGSFAVSAYATPASRWLITPADSSVARDVSPGEDSGAPLKVGHSDVLKLREAAEDARRWDSKYGGGDWRSSMVPECLRVEAAPLLLGSYSDEVGRALFGASAELTRLAGWMAFDTGQQEAAQRYYIQALRLARAAADVPLGGYVLASMSLQATYRGFGDEGVDLAQAAVERNRGLATARTMSFFRLVEARAHARAGDAQAAGTALKAAEGWLERARDGDHDPSWLGFYSYDRFAADAAECYRDLKAPRQVRRFTEQALSQPTEEFVRSHGLRLVVSAVAELESGNLDAACEQGVRAVEVAGRISSARTTEYVKDLLHRLEPYGDEPRVVELRERARPLLMAPA; translated from the coding sequence ATGTCCAGGGAGCAACGCGGGCCGAACGAAAAACTCGGCGCCGTTCTCGCCCTCGCGGGAATCAGCAACGCAGGACTCGCGCGTCGCGTCAACGATCTTGGCGCTCAACGCGGGTTGACACTTCGCTACGACAAGACGTCGGTGGCGCGCTGGGTGTCGAAAGGCATGGTGCCGCAAGGCGCCGCGCCGCACCTCATCGCGGCCGCCATCGGCCAGAAACTCGGCCGTCCGGTGCCGTTGCACGAGATCGGCCTGGCCGACGCCGATCCGGCGCCGGAGGTGGGTCTCGCCTTCCCCCGTGACGTCGGGCAGGCGGTGCGCTCGGCGACCGAGCTGTACCGCCTCGATCTCGCCGGGCGCCGGGCCGGCGGTGGTGGCATCTGGCAGTCGTTGGCCGGTTCCTTCGCCGTGAGCGCCTATGCGACCCCCGCGTCGCGCTGGCTGATAACCCCGGCCGACAGTTCGGTGGCGCGCGACGTGAGCCCCGGTGAGGACTCGGGCGCACCGCTGAAAGTCGGCCACAGCGACGTGCTGAAGCTGCGTGAGGCAGCCGAGGACGCCAGGCGCTGGGACTCCAAGTACGGGGGCGGCGACTGGCGTTCGTCCATGGTGCCCGAGTGTCTGCGGGTCGAGGCGGCGCCGCTGCTGCTCGGCTCCTACTCCGACGAGGTCGGCCGGGCCCTGTTCGGCGCGTCCGCCGAACTCACCCGTCTCGCCGGCTGGATGGCCTTCGACACGGGCCAGCAGGAGGCGGCGCAGCGCTACTACATCCAGGCCCTGCGCCTGGCCCGGGCCGCCGCGGACGTCCCTCTCGGGGGCTATGTGCTGGCCTCCATGTCCCTCCAGGCGACCTACCGGGGCTTCGGCGACGAGGGCGTCGACCTCGCCCAGGCCGCCGTGGAGCGCAACCGTGGCCTCGCCACCGCCCGCACGATGAGCTTCTTCCGGCTCGTCGAGGCACGCGCCCACGCGCGCGCCGGTGACGCCCAGGCGGCCGGCACCGCCCTGAAGGCCGCCGAGGGCTGGCTGGAGCGCGCCCGTGACGGCGACCACGACCCGTCCTGGCTCGGCTTCTACTCGTACGACCGCTTCGCGGCCGACGCGGCCGAGTGCTACCGCGACCTGAAGGCGCCCCGCCAGGTGCGCCGCTTCACGGAGCAGGCGCTGTCCCAGCCGACGGAGGAGTTCGTCCGGTCGCACGGGCTGCGCCTGGTCGTCTCGGCGGTCGCCGAACTGGAGTCGGGCAACCTCGACGCGGCGTGCGAGCAGGGCGTACGGGCGGTGGAGGTCGCGGGCCGTATCTCGTCCGCGCGCACCACCGAGTACGTGAAGGACCTGCTGCACCGCCTGGAGCCGTACGGCGACGAGCCGCGTGTGGTGGAGCTGCGGGAGCGCGCGCGACCGCTGCTGATGGCTCCGGCGTAG
- the trmB gene encoding tRNA (guanosine(46)-N7)-methyltransferase TrmB codes for MSDFLDSSEETRPASAEDGSPRHHRSQREPRFPDGPQADPAGSHFERRIRSFQPRRSRVTTGQGEALQRLWPQWGLDIDGQRTLDLAELFGADLPVVLEIGFGMGEATAQMAAEDQETGILAVDVHTPGQGNLLGLAERSGLTNIRVANGDAIILLREMLPPASLDGLRVYFPDPWPKKRHHKRRLIQPEFLDLAATRLKPGALVHCATDWEPYAEQMLEVLSAHPDFENTRPDDGFAPRPEFRPLTRFEGQGLDKGHVVNDLLFRRVQHRDQHAPGT; via the coding sequence GTGTCTGACTTCCTCGACTCCTCCGAAGAGACCCGGCCCGCCTCCGCCGAGGACGGCTCGCCGCGTCACCACCGCTCCCAGCGCGAGCCCCGCTTTCCCGACGGGCCGCAGGCCGACCCCGCCGGATCGCACTTCGAGCGGCGGATCCGGAGCTTCCAGCCGCGCCGGAGCCGGGTGACGACCGGACAGGGCGAGGCTCTGCAGCGCCTGTGGCCCCAGTGGGGCCTGGACATCGACGGACAGCGCACGCTCGACCTCGCGGAGCTGTTCGGGGCCGACCTGCCCGTCGTGCTGGAGATCGGCTTCGGCATGGGTGAGGCCACCGCGCAGATGGCGGCCGAGGACCAGGAGACCGGAATCCTCGCCGTCGACGTGCACACCCCCGGCCAGGGGAACCTGCTGGGCCTCGCGGAGCGCAGCGGCCTGACCAACATCCGGGTCGCGAACGGCGACGCGATCATCCTGCTCCGGGAGATGCTCCCGCCCGCGTCCCTGGACGGCCTGCGGGTCTACTTCCCCGACCCCTGGCCCAAGAAGCGGCACCACAAGCGACGGCTGATCCAGCCGGAGTTCCTGGACCTCGCCGCGACGCGCCTCAAACCGGGTGCGCTCGTGCACTGCGCGACGGACTGGGAACCGTACGCCGAACAGATGCTCGAAGTTCTGAGCGCCCACCCCGACTTCGAGAACACGCGGCCGGACGACGGTTTCGCGCCGCGCCCCGAGTTCCGGCCGCTCACCCGTTTCGAGGGCCAGGGACTGGACAAGGGTCATGTGGTGAACGACCTCCTCTTCCGGCGCGTACAGCATCGAGACCAGCACGCCCCGGGCACCTGA
- a CDS encoding PP2C family protein-serine/threonine phosphatase, protein MGQPGGEERTGELDDRADRPPLGDPRATGGAGPSGASGPAGDPGTGPARWRTGRISAVRALVRALPVLLVVGGTFYDYFTPGEFTAAPLFTAATLVAAPLYSLRGTVLTGAAAVGALILVHLRLGIVLRVDAVTEVVTVATAAVLGVLINILVRRSDERLASVREIAEFAQRAVLPEPQARIDGLDVAARYEAAQADAFIGGDLYAVQDTPYGVRLVVGDVRGKGMTAVAAVAVVIGAFREAAEQETTLEAVAQRLERALKREGTRRDNLDAVEGFTTAVLAEIPHEEETVRIVNRGHPPPLMLHPDGTLVPLTGGPAALPLGMSDLGSTPDRAVPARFPRGAILLLHTDGLSEARDVSGEFYDPAARLAGRVFPGPDALLNTLAVEVRKHTGGALSDDMALLAVRRG, encoded by the coding sequence CCGGAGAACTCGACGACCGGGCCGACCGCCCGCCCCTCGGTGATCCGCGGGCGACGGGGGGTGCCGGTCCTTCGGGTGCGTCCGGACCCGCGGGCGATCCCGGAACCGGTCCGGCGCGATGGCGGACGGGTCGTATCTCCGCCGTGCGTGCCCTGGTCCGGGCCCTGCCGGTGCTGCTGGTCGTCGGCGGGACCTTCTACGACTACTTCACGCCGGGCGAGTTCACCGCCGCCCCCCTCTTCACCGCCGCCACCCTGGTCGCCGCGCCCCTCTATTCGCTGCGCGGCACCGTCCTCACCGGCGCCGCCGCCGTCGGCGCGCTGATCCTCGTGCACTTGCGCCTCGGCATCGTCCTTCGGGTCGACGCGGTCACCGAGGTCGTCACCGTCGCCACGGCGGCCGTCCTGGGCGTCCTCATCAACATCCTCGTCCGGCGCAGCGACGAGCGGCTCGCCTCCGTCCGGGAGATCGCCGAGTTCGCGCAACGGGCCGTGCTGCCGGAACCGCAGGCACGGATCGACGGCCTCGACGTCGCCGCGCGCTACGAGGCGGCCCAGGCGGACGCGTTCATCGGCGGGGACCTGTACGCCGTGCAGGACACCCCGTACGGCGTGCGGCTGGTCGTCGGGGACGTGCGGGGCAAGGGGATGACCGCGGTCGCGGCCGTCGCCGTGGTCATCGGCGCCTTCCGGGAGGCGGCGGAGCAGGAGACGACCCTGGAGGCGGTCGCGCAGCGGCTGGAGCGGGCGCTGAAACGCGAGGGCACCCGGCGCGACAACCTCGACGCCGTCGAGGGGTTCACCACCGCCGTCCTCGCGGAGATCCCGCACGAGGAGGAGACCGTCCGCATCGTCAACCGGGGCCATCCGCCGCCCCTGATGCTGCACCCCGACGGCACACTCGTCCCGCTCACCGGCGGGCCCGCCGCGCTGCCCCTCGGGATGAGCGACCTGGGCAGCACGCCCGACCGGGCGGTGCCGGCCCGCTTTCCGCGCGGCGCGATCCTGCTGCTGCACACCGACGGGCTGTCCGAGGCCCGGGATGTGAGCGGGGAGTTCTACGATCCGGCCGCGCGGCTGGCCGGGCGGGTCTTCCCGGGGCCCGACGCGCTGCTGAACACCCTCGCGGTCGAGGTCCGCAAGCACACGGGCGGCGCCCTCAGCGACGACATGGCGCTGCTCGCCGTCCGGCGCGGCTGA
- a CDS encoding aldo/keto reductase, producing the protein MTSLRKLGSSDLEVFPLSLGGNVFGWTADETQSFAVLDAYAAAGGNFLDTADSYSSWVDGNEGGESETIIGKWLKARGNRADIVVATKVSQHPAFPGLSGANIKAAADASLRRLGTDHIDLYYTHFDKTEVPVDEIIGALDELVKAGKVRNIAASNISPERLQESLEFSDREGLARYVALQPQYNLVSRDTYEGDLRDVASRAGLAAVPYFALAAGFLTGKYRPGATVDSPRAAGASKHLETERGKRVLTALDEIAEAHNAAVATVALAWLAAQPTVAAPIASARTVEQLPALLGVADLSLTDAELSRLTEASA; encoded by the coding sequence ATGACTTCTCTTCGCAAGCTCGGCTCCTCCGACCTCGAGGTCTTCCCGCTCTCCCTGGGCGGCAACGTCTTCGGGTGGACGGCGGACGAGACCCAGTCCTTCGCGGTCCTCGACGCCTACGCGGCCGCCGGGGGCAACTTCCTCGACACGGCCGACTCGTACTCGTCGTGGGTCGACGGCAACGAGGGCGGCGAGTCCGAGACCATCATCGGCAAGTGGCTGAAGGCCCGCGGCAACCGCGCGGACATCGTCGTCGCGACCAAGGTCAGCCAGCACCCCGCCTTCCCGGGCCTCTCCGGCGCCAACATCAAGGCCGCCGCCGACGCGTCCCTGCGCCGCCTGGGCACCGACCACATCGACCTCTACTACACGCACTTCGACAAGACCGAGGTGCCGGTCGACGAGATCATCGGCGCCCTCGACGAGCTCGTGAAGGCCGGCAAGGTGCGGAACATCGCCGCCTCCAACATCTCCCCGGAGCGGCTCCAGGAGTCCCTGGAGTTCTCCGACCGCGAGGGCCTCGCCCGCTACGTCGCGCTCCAGCCGCAGTACAACCTGGTCTCGCGCGACACCTACGAGGGCGATCTGCGCGACGTCGCCTCCCGCGCCGGACTGGCCGCCGTCCCGTACTTCGCGCTCGCCGCGGGCTTCCTCACCGGCAAGTACCGTCCGGGCGCGACCGTCGACTCGCCCCGGGCCGCGGGTGCGTCCAAGCACCTGGAGACGGAACGCGGGAAGCGGGTCCTCACCGCGCTCGACGAGATCGCCGAGGCCCACAACGCCGCCGTCGCGACCGTCGCCCTCGCCTGGCTCGCCGCCCAGCCCACCGTCGCCGCGCCGATCGCCTCGGCTCGCACGGTGGAGCAGCTCCCCGCCCTGCTGGGTGTCGCGGACCTGTCGCTGACGGACGCGGAACTGTCGCGCCTGACCGAGGCGTCGGCCTGA
- a CDS encoding M23 family metallopeptidase — protein sequence MASNRPAQPTSFAPNDTQSFGFAHGKDEGPWEEWNPTEDSVRPVRGRHRVGKQRGGGLARSSTVLGVGVIAAVGAGGMATAAPGKAPVSISLPDLSSVTHSAKALISDGAETPKGSSTPLTGAGLTTADTAQGTADAGEALRTRIMQQAEAQQNQVDSAAQEAAETAAAKQAVALATKQQDAAEAKADAAKKKAEEEAKAKAEAERLAELAKSYSLPTSSYTLTSRFGEAGALWSSGYHTGLDFAAPTGTLIKAIHSGTITEAGWAGSYGYRTILTLDDGTELWFCHQSSISVSAGQKVATGDVIGRVGATGNVTGPHLHLEVHPGGAATGIDPMAWLQGKGLNP from the coding sequence GTGGCGTCCAACCGGCCTGCTCAGCCAACCTCGTTCGCACCGAATGACACCCAGTCCTTCGGTTTCGCCCACGGCAAGGACGAGGGACCCTGGGAGGAGTGGAATCCCACCGAGGATTCCGTCCGTCCCGTTCGTGGCCGGCACCGCGTGGGAAAGCAGCGCGGCGGAGGACTCGCCCGCAGCTCCACGGTCCTCGGCGTAGGCGTGATAGCCGCCGTCGGCGCCGGTGGCATGGCCACCGCGGCGCCCGGCAAGGCGCCGGTCTCGATCTCGCTGCCCGACCTGTCCTCGGTCACGCACTCGGCCAAGGCCCTGATCAGTGACGGCGCCGAGACACCCAAGGGCTCCTCGACTCCGCTCACCGGCGCGGGCCTGACCACCGCCGACACCGCTCAGGGCACCGCGGACGCCGGTGAGGCGCTGCGGACCCGCATCATGCAGCAGGCCGAAGCGCAGCAGAACCAGGTCGACAGCGCCGCCCAGGAGGCGGCCGAGACAGCCGCCGCGAAGCAGGCCGTCGCGCTCGCCACCAAGCAGCAGGACGCCGCCGAGGCCAAGGCGGACGCCGCGAAGAAGAAGGCGGAGGAGGAGGCCAAGGCGAAGGCCGAGGCCGAGCGCCTGGCCGAGCTCGCCAAGAGCTACTCGCTGCCGACCTCCTCGTACACCCTGACCTCGCGCTTCGGCGAGGCCGGCGCCCTGTGGTCCTCGGGCTACCACACGGGTCTCGACTTCGCCGCGCCCACCGGCACGCTGATCAAGGCCATCCACAGCGGCACCATCACCGAGGCGGGCTGGGCCGGTTCGTACGGCTACCGCACGATCCTCACCCTCGACGACGGCACCGAACTCTGGTTCTGCCACCAGTCGTCGATCAGCGTCAGCGCCGGCCAGAAGGTCGCCACGGGCGACGTCATCGGCCGCGTCGGCGCGACGGGCAACGTCACCGGGCCGCACCTGCACCTGGAGGTCCACCCCGGCGGCGCGGCCACCGGCATCGACCCGATGGCGTGGCTCCAGGGCAAGGGCCTCAACCCCTGA